In Coregonus clupeaformis isolate EN_2021a unplaced genomic scaffold, ASM2061545v1 scaf0686, whole genome shotgun sequence, a single genomic region encodes these proteins:
- the LOC123485428 gene encoding DNA excision repair protein ERCC-5-like translates to MGVHGLWKLLESTGKPINPETLEGKILAVDISIWLNQAVKGVRDREGNSVQNAHLLTLFHRLCKLLFFRIRPVFVFDGDAPLIKKQTLAIRRQRKEEKTMESKQTNDKLLKTFLKRQAIKAALGEESHDHLPSLSGVRREEDMYMLPALPALEERERGSSEEEQEEEEDSRHIYQGDFYEDSNSVDINSEEFSAMPPEVKHEILKDMKEFSKRRRTMYHTPPERSGDFSQYQLAGLLQRNELNARLVGVEREMSNRSAGNAPGVELYNQGEGHSVETRRLLSEDSTHYILIKGPKKTDNSERVPDIQPAASPWLGGPLSGRVRAGGGERPEPLWRPISEEESLEEGPSSSSKHPQGSNPSLGDAAPPSPRTLKAIQAAMDASFSDEEEGSSWGRGSWGRGGSRAGEEGSGSVSPRTILAIQRAMGEDLDVGTPPNTTLIGNSPVKPHPPSPQRPANRLVVTSSSEEETEGKDTPLRTTLTNEDRLGVEKGDEQQSPLPLASHSSCRQGGQFGSGSQCYPPSGPGLNREKERERSSLVTGPLPPSQQERERSSLETGPLPPSQQERERSSLETGPLPPSQQERGRSSLETGPLPQSQQERERSSLVTGPLPPSQQERNGHDTNTREERNGEIVKMEDSEEESDSESFVDVSEGEELKEEETDDSLIEVGGGAPPKAQEDVTKKEEEEEEEEALSSRAVPLEERDDDDEEEEEALQRPTEPSPASVPVPNEWEDINVDELVALESRLGEQQSSLREQKQQQERVAATVTGQMCLESQELLRLFGVPFLVAPSEAEAQCAALDRTDQTHGTITDDSDVWLFGGRHVYKNFFSQNTYVEHYQYIDLQNQLGVDRTKLINLAYLLGSDYTEGIPGVGYVTGMEILNEFPGPGMEPVSMFSEWWSLAQQQRLTSDPRDSKVKRKLRGLQLQPGFPNPAVATAYLQPSVDLSEGSFSWGRPHLDLIKEFCQSRFGWNSRKTEETLQPVITQLNTQQTQLRIDSFFRLEQQERQAIKSQRLRRAVTCMKRKEREEEGEGVCSPSKAKRGKGSGPKQREGGVEEGTGGFLGAEVSKPAPEDVGRASHDMGGASQQRKEVPPPNKGVPEPKLLPRRAEQNGSGSSGDDSDGGGGVTMVTAQSVFGVQPR, encoded by the exons ATGGGGGTGCACGGGCTGTGGAAGCTGCTCGAGAGCACCGGGAAGCCCATCAACCCCGAGACTCTCGAGGGCAAGATCCTGGCTGTCG ACATCAGTATCTGGTTGAACCAGGCAGTGAAGGgggtgagagacagggagggtaacagtgtCCAGAACGCCCACCTCCTCACCCTGTTCCATCGCCTCTGTAAACTACTCTTCTTCCGCATCAGACCCGTCTTTGTGTTCGATGGAGACGCACCTCTGATCAAGAAACAGACCCTG gccatcagaagacagaggaaggaggagaagactATGGAGTCCAAACAGACCAATGACAAACTCCTCAAGACCTTCCTGAAGAGACAAGCCATCAAAGCtgctctgggagaggagag TCACGATCATCTGCCCAGCCTGTCTggtgtgaggagagaggaggacatgtaCATGCTGCCTGCCCTGCCagccctggaggagagagagaggggcagctcagaggaggagcaggaggaggaagaggacagcCGTCACATCTACCAG ggtgatTTCTATGAAGACTCTAACTCTGTGGACATCAACTCTGAGGAGTTTTCTGCCATGCCTCCTGAGGTGAAACATGAGATCCTTAAAGACATGAAGGAATTCAGCAAGAGACGACGCACCATGTACCACACACCTCCTGAG cgGTCAGGTGACTTCTCCCAGTACCAGCTAGCAGGGCTGCTGCAGAGGAACGAGCTGAACGCGCGTCTGGTGGGCGTGGAGAGAGAGATGTCCAACCGCAGTGCAGGGAACGCCCCGGGGGTGGAGCTATACAACCAGGGGGAGGGACACAGCGTGGAGACACGACGCCTCCTCTCAGAAGACTCCACCCACTACATCCTCATCAAAG GTCCAAAGAAGACAGACAACAGTGAGAGGGTTCCAGACATCCAGCCTGCGGCCTCTCCCTGGTTGGGTGGTCCGCTGTCAGGGAGGGTTAGggcggggggaggggagagacctGAGCCCCTTTGGAGACCCATCTCAGAGGAGGAGAGCCTGGAGGAGGGACCCTCGTCATCGTCTAAACACCCCCAGGGCTCTAACCCGAGCCTGGGGGATGCAGCACCCCCTTCCCCCCGGACACTGAAGGCCATCCAGGCTGCAATGGATGCCAGCTTCTCAGACGAAGAGGAGGGTAGCTCCTGGGGTAGGG GCTCCTGGGGTAGGGGTGGGAGTAGGGCTGGGGAGGAGGGTAGTGGCAGTGTGTCCCCTCGTACCATCCTGGCCATTCAGCGAGCTATGGGAGAAGACTTGGATGTAGGCACGCCCCCAAACACCACCCTGATTGGCAATTCTCCCGTTAAGCCCCACCCTCCCAGTCCCCAGCGTCCTGCGAACCGATTGGTCGTCACCAGCAGCtcagaggaggagactgaagggAAGGACACGCCTCTGAGGACAACTCTGACCAATGAGGACAGGCTTGGGGTGGAGAAGGGGGATGAGCAACAGTCGCCTCTCCCCCTAGCCTCCCATTCCTCCTGCAGACAGG GAGGACAGTTTGGGTCAGGCTCTCAGTGTTATCCCCCATCAGGCCCAGGTCtaaacagagagaaggagagggagaggagtagcCTGGTGACTGGGCCTTTACCTCCATCAcagcaggagagggagaggagtagcCTGGAGACTGGGCCTTTACCTCCATCAcagcaggagagggagaggagtagcCTGGAGACTGGGCCTTTACCTCCATCacagcaggagagggggaggagtagCCTGGAGACTGGGCCTTTACCTCAATCAcagcaggagagggagaggagtagcCTGGTGACTGGGCCTTTACCTCCATCACAGCAGGAGAGGAATGGACACGACACCAACACCAgggaggagagaaatggagagattgTGAAGATGGAGGACAGTGAGGAGGAGAGCGATTCAGAGAGCTTCGTTGACGTGTCCGAGGGGGAGGAGCTAAAGGAGGAGGAGACGGACGATTCACTGATAGAGGTGGGGGGCGGTGCTCCACCTAAGGCACAGGAAGACGTGAccaagaaggaggaagaggaagaagaggaggaagcttTAAGTAGCAGAGCTGTCCCTTTGGAAGAgagggatgatgatgatgaggaggaggaggaagctcTCCAGCGTCCCACAGAGCCCAGCCCAGCTTCTGTTCCTGTACCCAACGAGTGGGAAGACATCAACGTG GATGAGCTGGTGGCGCTAGAGAGCCGTCTAGGAGAGCAGCAGTCCAGTCTGAGAGAACAGAAGCAGCAGCAGGAACGTGTGGCCGCCACGGTTACCGGACAGATGTGTCTGGAGAGCCAG GAGCTGCTGAGGTTGTTCGGCGTGCCCTTCCTGGTGGCTCCCAGTGAGGCGGAGGCCCAGTGTGCTGCCCTGGACCGGACCGACCAGACCCACGGAACAATCACTGATGACAGCGACGTATGGCTGTTCGGAGGACGACACGTCTACAAGAACTTCTTCAGCCAGAACACATATGTAGAACACTACCAGTACATAGACCTACAGAACCAACTGG GTGTGGACCGTACCAAGCTGATTAACCTGGCCTACCTGCTGGGTAGTGACTACACGGAGGGGATCCCGGGGGTGGGATACGTGACGGGCATGGAGATACTCAACGAGTTCCCTGGACCTGGCATGGAACCAGTCAGCATGTTCAG CGAGTGGTGGTCCTTGGCCCAGCagcaacgtctgacctctgacccccgtGACTCCAAGGTCAAGAGGAAGCTGAGAGGGCTCCAGCTGCAGCCAGGCTTCCCCAACCCTGCCGTGGCAACTGCCTACCTGCAGCCCAGTGTCGACCTATCAGAAGGCTCCTTTAGCTGGGGCCGCCCACACCTCGACCTCATCAAGGA GTTCTGTCAGAGTCGTTTTGGTTGGAACAGCAGGAAGACAGAAGAGACTCTACAGCCTGTTATCACACAGCTCAACACACAACAG aCCCAGCTGCGTATCGACTCGTTCTTCCGTCTGGAGCAGCAGGAGAGACAGGCCATCAAGAGCCAGCGCCTCCGCCGGGCCGTCACCTGTatgaagaggaaggagagggaggaggaaggagagggggtctGCTCCCCGTCCAAGGCTAAGAGAGGGAAGGGGTCAGGGCccaagcagagggagggaggggtggaggaggggacaggggggtTCCTGGGGGCAGAGGTCagtaaacctgctccagaggaTGTGGGAAGAGCCAGCCATGATATGGGAGGGGCCAGCCAGCAGAGGAAGGAAGTGCCTCCTCCTAATAAGGGTGTCCCTGAACCTAAACTCCTCCCGAGGAGGGCGGAGCAGAACGGCAGCGGCAGTTCCGGGGATGACAGTGATGGTGGCGGCGGGGTCACCATGGTAACGGCCCAGTCAGTGTTTGGGGTTCAAccaagg